TGACTCCTGGGCCCAGAGGTTTCCAGGTCCAAAAAGGAGAGTTCCTACCAGAGTTTCTCTTAGGGCCCTGACCCCACCTTGGCAtctaccccttcccctccccgggTTAACTGAAGTTTCAAGGTCAAGGGGAAACTTTTGCCAGTACAACGAGGGAACCTGGAGAGGTAGGGCAGGGCAGGAGATTTGCATACACCCGAGCCTAGGGTGGGGAGACTAAGAGAAGCAAGTCATATCATCTCTGGACGCAGAGTGTGTGGGCTGCCTGGcccctttcttttcctattttagttGCATtctccaccctccacctctgAGTCATGCTGACAACTTCCCTCCCTATCTGCGGCCTCCTGTGTCCCTCTCTGTTTACTTGCTTTCTTGGCACCTTGGTCCAGctgtttccctggtggctcagatGCTCCGATGCCCATGTCTGACCTTCCAGTCATGACCAGGACCAGGATTTTCCTCCTCCTGTCGATGGGTAAGCTGAGAGTCACGacgaagggggaggaggggatgggggtcCAGGTAGGGGGAGAGCTGGAGTTATAGCGGGTTTGGGATCTGGAGTTTGTGGAGATCGAGAGGATACTGaacccattttagggaagttcaAGAGATTCTGGAAGAGAGGCCAGTTCCCCGGGCAATCCAAACGTTTTTCAAGTAGGCAGAACGAGTCAATCTTATACTCTGTCCACTGCATCCATTTGGCCCCAAGTTTTCCTGGATTTTTCCTCATAGGAgcccagggggaggggtgggaaaggagCATCTTTAGAGCTTGGGCGTTGCTCTGTGGAAATGAAGAACTGAAACTTGCTAGCAGACCAGTGGGTGAACAGCTATCTCTGGACCATCTGAAGGAGAGAAGCAGAGCTGAGCCTGGGGGTCCAGGAGACCAGGAGATGCTGGGGCATTGCGCCTGGAGGGGAcagtggggcagggggctgggggccagggagaTGGAGCAGAAGGGAGACCCTTCACCAAAGTGTGtctcctcaccctcctccccagccctggcttCCTCTTTCTGCTTCAACTTGGACATAGACCAGCCAACAACCTTCCATGTGGACAGTGCTGGGTTTGGATACAGCGTGGTCCAGTATGCCAGCTGGTGAGTACTGTGTGGTGTCTGGCCTTTGGCTCGCATCTACTCTTCCCCTGTCCCTCCCCACATCCCTCTCTATTCACAAACTCTCCTCTGTCTGCCATGGCAATTCCCGCCAAGGCTTTGAAGAGCTGGACTGAAAGAAGGGCCGTCTTGCCATCTCGAGGACCCCAGCTAACTTTATTTATCTCTCAAGCAGTTACAAAGTGCCAGGCACCCTTTTGTGGGCACTGATTTCGTCCTCACAGCAACCTTATGACATAGGAATCcatcactcaacaaatgtttattgagcatctattactAAATGTCTCAGGAGCCAGGCATACACCAGAgcataaaagagacaaaaatctctCCCATGCGGAATTTAAATTGTTGTtaatctccactttacagatgagcaaactgaggctcagagaggggaaacaAACTGGTCAAGTGGCAGTCTGGCTCTGGCATCCACACTCTTAGCTGCCGTGTTCTTTTCTCCCCCTAGGCTGGTGGTTGGAGCCCCCCAGGAGATAAAGGCTTCCAATCAAACGGGCGGCCTCTACCAGTGCGACTACAGCACGGGCAAGTGTGAACCCATCCTCCTTCCGGGTGAGTCACTGCTCCCGGCTGAGACCCAGGTCCAGGCTCCCGTGCTCTGGGGGCCTGTGGAGAGCACAGGAGACCCACTTCCTGGCTTCAGCTCTGTCTGCAGACCCTTACCCTCAGACAGGCTTCCTGACCCACCCAGAGTCTCCCTTCCCAACGCACCCCTGTACCCCCATACCTCCATCAAGACCTGAGAGCCCCCTTCACCTGTCAGAACCCCTAATCTCCCAGAGAAGAGATGCTCCCTGCCTCCTCTGTCCTGAGGGTGACCACGCACACATCTGTACCTTCAGTGCCTCCAGAGGCTGTGAACATGTCCCTGGGCCTGTCCATGGTGGCCACCACCAGCCCCTTTCGGCTGCTGGTGAGTTGCCCTGGGTCACGGGAGCATCTGAGGGAAAGAGTGGGGACCTGGGGCTGCTGGTGCTGGGGGTCTCGGGAAGGGGGAAGGTgctgggatgggagggtgggacaGAAGCTGGGGCAACCCCTCCCACCAGGCCCCTCTGTCCACAGGCCTGTGGCCCCACCGTGCACCATGCATGCAGGGAGAACATGCACTTGACCGGGTTTTGTTTCCTGCTGGTCTCCCCATCCTGGCAGGCCCAGAGGATCCCGGCTGCCCTGCAGGGTGAGTGTTTGGGGCCACTGAGTCCTTCAAGGTACCTATACACCTCTGACTCTGGTTTGCAGTGGAGTCAGAGACACCCCAAAGTGGATAAAAAAGAGggatccagaaaaaaaatttaccgGATGGTATTGTGATTCCAAACATGGGCTGGAGGGGTCACCGCCTGCTTTTACACCTGCCCCATCACTGTCCCGCCGCAGGACCTTTCCTAGgacctttccctctctgagcttcagtttcttcatctgcctgTGGGATAATATCACACCCAACACTGAGAGTAACACACAATGGTCCTCGGCCAGGgtttggcacagtgcctggcatgtggtgagGGCTCAGTTAATGCCAGCTGCAAGAACTTTTAGAGTGAAGGGCATTTATGTTCACACAATGCACCCTGCAGCACAGCCCATTCGCTCATGCAGCAGGCTGAGAAGGGGTGGTGTGGGCGCCGGCAGTCTGAgcagtgtgtatgtatgtgtgtgtatgaccCATTCGCTCATGCAGCAGGCTGGGAAGGGGTGACGTGGGTGCCGGCAGTCTGAgcagtgtgtatgtatgtgtgtgtatgagtgtgtgatgtatgtatacatgtgtatgtgtgtgttgtgttatgtatgtgtgtgtgtgtgtgtatgtgtgtgtgtgtgtgtgtgtgtgtgtgtgtgtgtgtgtgtgtgtgtttgtgtgcatgttgAAGCATAGGGCCCAGCTTCCCTGGTGCTGACAGGGAAGGGGGATGAAGAGGTGGAACAGTGAGCTTTTcagacccccccaccccggggcagGCCGAGGCCCCTCCCTGGTTTCACATTCACACTCAGGCCGTTGGGGAGACTGACATCTGGTGGCCTGAATGGGGtgcccctcccagcacctcctAGGTTCTAGATTCATCCACAGGTGCCTGGGCTACCATCAGGACACCCCTCTCTCTGATGGGAAGCCTTGGAGGCAGAAGGGGGCAGCTGGGAGCTAGATAGGAATCTCCCTGAGCAAGCCGGGCCAGGAGAGCTTCCGCTTCTGAGGACAGATTCTTCGCTCACTCTGAGGAGAGCGGGGTCCAGATGGAAGCTGAGGACAGCATAGGACCAGTGTGCCGCTGTTGCCAGGGatgacattaaaaatgtttagCAAAAGTACAGTTTGGTGCTGACCAACTGGGGATGTACCGGGCCAGGGGCTGGAGCAAGGTCCTTTTAGTGCTGGATGGGGGCCATGTTGGGGGAGAAGGTGGGGTAGGGTCAGGGCGTGGGGCACAGACAGccgaggaggaaggaggggcccCCAGCCTTTCACCATCTGGATTGGAGGAATTGTTACTTTTTTATCAACCAGGTGTGAGCAGCTGAATCGCAGATATGTCCTCTTCAGAGACTTCAGGAGACCAAAGGGCCCTGCTCTAGGCAGGAATTAGGGCAGCCCCTGGGAGGGTGGGTTCTCGTGGCCAGGAGGCCTGGGCTTTGGGAGTGTCCCTCGGGGGACTGGTGCCACCTCCTTCTCCAGAGTGCCCGAGGCAGGAGCAGGACATTGCCTTCCTGATCGATGGTTCAGGCAGCATCTCCTCCACCAATTTTGCCAAAATGCTGAACTTCGTGAAGGCTATGATGAGCCAGTTCCAGAGTCCCAGCTCCCAGGTGTGCTctcaggagagggaaggaaagggtgcAGCCGCCCcctcgccctcccctccccaggggaaGCTTGTGGGAGGAACCCCAGGGTCCTGGTGCCttggcccagcccccagccctgtgtggttctcccagttctccctggtgCAGTTCTCCGACAAGTTCCAGGTGCACTTCAATTTCAAAGCTTTCGCAACCAGCTCAAACCCACTAAGCCTGCTGAACTCCGTACAGAAGCTGAATGGGTACACGCACACGGCCACAGCCATCAGGATGGTCACGTGAGTCCTGGCTCCTCCCAGGTCTTCCCCCAAAGCATCTGGGTCTTCCTTTGGGCAGCATCTGTCtccaagaggaagggagagatgggTACTGGAGTTCAGTCTGTGGTCTCCTCACCAAGCCGGGGGCctctgggtgggatgggggcatcACAGAGGAAGCAGAATCTCCTTGTTCTCACAAAGGCATCAGAGGCTAAGCAGCAGCTCTGTTCACTGGCCTCTGGACCCTCATCTTCTCTGACAGAGAACAGCTGTTCAGTGCCTTATATGGGGCCCGAAAAGATGCCTCCAAAATCCTCATCGTCATCACCGATGGGCAGAAACAACGTGACCCTCTGGATTACAAGGACGTCATTCCCAGTGCTGAGGCTGCTGGCATCATCCGCTATGCAATCGGGGTAGGATGTGGGGACGCCCTCCCACTGCTTCCTCCCCTCGCGGCCTCTTAAGCCACCTTCCCTTTCAAGGACAGAAACCCCAGCTCTCTCAGCTTCTACTTCAGGATGAAAACTCTGTTTCAGCCTGGGGTATCCTCATCCTTTCCCTAAGCTCCTTGATGAGGCTGTCTGGGCCTCATTTTTCTTGCCTGTACACTGGGTGTAATAATATTAACCTTGCAGGGTTATATTGGAAGATCCCAGCACCCAGCAGGCATATTATAGTTATGATTATTTTCACTGAATTGGTCTTTGCTGGGGACAGGTGGGATCggcttttcaaaatatacattccTGGCAAGAATTAAAGGACATCGCATCGAAGCCCTCCCATgaacacatatttaaagtggagAACTTTGATGCTTTGAGAGACATTCAAAACCAACTGAAAGAGAAGATCTTTGCCATTGAGGGTAAGTCAGAGATGGAACTACTCACTGAAGAAGCCCTCACCCATAAATGTTTTTCCTTCTAGAACCTGGACTCCTGTGTCATGGGCCAGTCTTTCCCTTTGGGTATTAGTCTCCACATGAGATCCTCTTAAAGCTGAGATCCTTCCTGAACCTGGCAAAGCCTGTCTTTCCCCATGAATCCTAGGTGTCATGCTTTCCCCCAGGTACGCAGACTGTAAGCAGCAGTTCCTTCGAACTGGAGATGTCCCAGGAGGGCTTCAGTGCTGTGCTCATGCCTGTGAGTGGGGCCCCTTTCAGGCCACTGATGTAGGGTGAggcagggatgggaggagggaaggcaaGAGTGAGTATCAGGCGAGTGGGTGGAACCGTCGGCAGGCACTGTTTTGGAATAGgctgtcttcttcttcttcccaccTGCTCTGGAATCCTTTCCTCCCAGGATGGACCAGTTCTGGGGGCTGTGGGGAGCTTCAGCTGGTCTGGAGGTGCCTTCCTGTACCCCGAAAATAGGAGCCCCACCTTCATCCACGTGTCTCAGGAGCACGCGGACATGAGTGACTCTTACCTGGGTGAGGCAAGGCTGTGGTCGGAGGGCCGGGTGGGAGACGGGCTGCCTGGGAAGGGCAGGGGcccgggggtggggagtggaagcCTCTGTGCTGAGGCCTGGTCCCCTCAGGTTACTCCACAGAGCTGGCCGTTTGGAAGGGGGTACACAGCCTGGTCCTGGGGGCCCCCCGCCATCAGCACACCGGGAAGGTTGTCATCTTCACGCAGGTGTCCGGGCAATGGAGGCTGAAGGCTGAAGTCACAGGGACCCAGGTTGGGTGTGGAGGAGGGTCTccaggggcagagagggagaTGAAGGGGGTGCGGGACCCAGCAGGGAGGGGCCGGTATCTGGGGAGAGGCGGGACCTGGCCCAGCGCGGGTGCAGGGGTAGGCAGGATGACTCCCCGCTCTGCCCTCCAGATCGGCTCCTACTTCGGGGCCTCCCTCAGCTCCGTGGACGTGGACAGAGATGGCAGCTCCGACCTGGTCCTCATCGGGGCCCCCCATTACTATGAGCAGAGCCGGGGCGGGCAGGTGTCCGTGTGCCCCTTTCCCCGGGGGGTGAGTGGCTGATGAGACCCGGGCTGGGTGGGGTCTGGGTGTGGAGGGGTCGCCTGGGGTGGGACCTGACACTGTTTTTGTTCTGCAGAGGGCTAAGTGGCAGTGTGGTGCTGTCCTGCGAGGGGAGCAAGGCCACCCCTGGGGCCGCTTTGGGGCAGCTCTGACGGTGCTGGGGGATGTGAACGGGGACAGGCTGATGGACGTGGCCATCGGGGCCCCGGGAGAGCAGGAGAACCAGGGTGCTGTCTACCTGTTTCACGGAACCTCAGGACTGGGCATCAGCCCCGCCCACAGCCAGGTGAGGCCCGGTTACTGTTGCTGTTGCCACAGCAACCTCCTCCAGGCTTTTCCCTGTCTTTGACACTGCTGCCtggaaaattcttttttcccttatCTTATCTCTTTTATCCAGCACTGAGCACCTAGTAGACAGTAAGAAAAATCTGTGGAATTTGAGAAATGGAAACATTGATCCATTCCCTGCTTTGCATGGTGACTTGATACTTGAGTGGGTTCTCCACCCAAGCCTTTTAGTCCCCCAGCAGTTTTACACTGTACATAGGCCAGGCATTAGCAAACgcattttagagatgaaatcTGGGGCATGGAGAAGATAAGTGCCTGGACTTGTCCAAGGTTTATAGTGGATCAAGAA
The sequence above is a segment of the Orcinus orca chromosome 16, mOrcOrc1.1, whole genome shotgun sequence genome. Coding sequences within it:
- the LOC101288051 gene encoding integrin alpha-X isoform X4, yielding MPMSDLPVMTRTRIFLLLSMALASSFCFNLDIDQPTTFHVDSAGFGYSVVQYASWLVVGAPQEIKASNQTGGLYQCDYSTGKCEPILLPVPPEAVNMSLGLSMVATTSPFRLLACGPTVHHACRENMHLTGFCFLLVSPSWQAQRIPAALQECPRQEQDIAFLIDGSGSISSTNFAKMLNFVKAMMSQFQSPSSQFSLVQFSDKFQVHFNFKAFATSSNPLSLLNSVQKLNGYTHTATAIRMVTEQLFSALYGARKDASKILIVITDGQKQRDPLDYKDVIPSAEAAGIIRYAIGVGSAFQNIHSWQELKDIASKPSHEHIFKVENFDALRDIQNQLKEKIFAIEGTQTVSSSSFELEMSQEGFSAVLMPDGPVLGAVGSFSWSGGAFLYPENRSPTFIHVSQEHADMSDSYLGYSTELAVWKGVHSLVLGAPRHQHTGKVVIFTQVSGQWRLKAEVTGTQIGSYFGASLSSVDVDRDGSSDLVLIGAPHYYEQSRGGQVSVCPFPRGRAKWQCGAVLRGEQGHPWGRFGAALTVLGDVNGDRLMDVAIGAPGEQENQGAVYLFHGTSGLGISPAHSQRVTGAQFSPSLQYFGQSLSGGQDLTMDGLVDLAVGAWGHALLLRTRPVLRVWANLYITPPEITRSVYECHQQLAFAQSLGEAVVCLRVSQSPKNRLANLQSIVTFDLTLDPGRMSPRAVFEETGTRNLTRVRDLGLTQHCEPVRLLLPACVEDPVTPIILRLNFSLVGKPVSGFGNLQPMLAVDAQRYFMTSLPFEKNCGADHVCQDDLGISFGVSGLKTLIVGSNLELNLEVRVWNDGEDSYGTTITFFYPPGLSYRRVAGGQNQLQSRAPRLNCDSAPTGSQGTLSTSCSINHLIFREGAQITFRATFDVSPTAMLGGRLLLAANVSSENNTPKMSKTTFRLELPVKYAVYTMISR